In a genomic window of Jeotgalibacillus aurantiacus:
- a CDS encoding TraR/DksA C4-type zinc finger protein yields MITDKQKQYLKHELLTRKKEIIEQNEKPDGNTNTELSNYDNHPADNATDLFEREKDLALEEHTQKELDDINRALKAMDEGTYGICAVSGEEIPYERLEAIPTALTCVEHAEQFSNDHSRPSEESVLSPSSDHPYRGEESEVRDYENSFDEVGRYGTSETPSDMADGSGDYNDLYSEEDVNEDTIGTDLEGDERKIYKNSDKE; encoded by the coding sequence ATGATTACAGATAAACAAAAACAATACCTTAAACATGAATTACTCACCAGAAAAAAAGAAATCATTGAACAAAACGAAAAACCTGATGGTAACACGAATACAGAGCTATCAAACTACGATAATCACCCTGCTGACAATGCCACGGATCTTTTTGAAAGAGAAAAAGACCTGGCACTCGAGGAACATACACAAAAAGAACTTGACGATATTAACCGTGCATTGAAGGCCATGGATGAAGGCACTTACGGGATCTGTGCCGTAAGCGGAGAAGAAATCCCTTACGAACGTCTAGAAGCCATCCCTACTGCACTGACATGCGTGGAGCATGCTGAACAATTCAGCAATGATCACTCCAGACCAAGCGAAGAATCGGTCCTGTCCCCTTCGTCTGATCATCCATACAGAGGAGAAGAAAGCGAAGTCCGTGACTACGAAAACAGTTTCGACGAAGTAGGACGATACGGTACTTCCGAAACCCCTTCCGATATGGCTGACGGATCCGGAGACTATAATGACCTCTACAGCGAAGAAGATGTAAACGAAGACACAATCGGAACAGACCTCGAAGGTGACGAAAGAAAAATTTATAAAAACAGTGATAAAGAATAA
- a CDS encoding 1,4-dihydroxy-2-naphthoate polyprenyltransferase, with product MSLQPERDQGWRIWWQLTRPHTLTAAFVPVLLGTVLALDYSSLNWPMFLAMLLASILIQAATNMINEYYDFVRGLDNEKSVGIGGAIVRNGVKPKTVLNLAFILFGVALLLGLYICANSSWWIAVIGLVCMAAAYFYTGGPVPIAYTPFGEITAGFFMGFVIILISFYIQTGMVNAVAMLVSIPVSILVGAILLANNIRDLDGDKENGRKTIAILLGRQKAIYLLAGMFTVSYGFVVVLVITGTVSPWLLISLFSIPKAVRATKGFIGKTMPIQMMPAMKATAQTNTIFGFLLSIGYLIGYFF from the coding sequence ATGAGTTTACAACCTGAACGCGATCAGGGATGGCGCATCTGGTGGCAATTGACCAGACCGCATACATTGACCGCAGCATTTGTTCCCGTATTACTCGGAACAGTATTAGCACTTGATTACAGCAGCCTCAACTGGCCAATGTTTCTGGCTATGCTTCTTGCAAGCATACTCATACAGGCTGCAACCAATATGATTAACGAATATTACGATTTCGTACGCGGCCTGGATAACGAAAAGTCTGTCGGCATCGGAGGCGCAATCGTAAGAAATGGCGTTAAGCCAAAGACAGTATTGAACCTTGCCTTCATTCTGTTCGGTGTAGCATTACTGCTGGGTCTCTATATTTGTGCCAACAGTTCATGGTGGATCGCCGTGATCGGACTAGTCTGTATGGCAGCAGCCTATTTCTACACAGGTGGTCCAGTCCCAATCGCCTACACACCATTTGGTGAAATAACGGCCGGATTTTTCATGGGATTTGTCATTATCCTGATCTCATTCTATATTCAGACCGGCATGGTAAATGCGGTAGCAATGCTTGTATCGATTCCGGTTTCCATTCTGGTGGGTGCAATCCTTCTTGCCAACAACATCCGTGATTTAGACGGAGACAAGGAAAACGGCAGAAAAACCATTGCTATTCTCCTCGGTCGACAGAAAGCGATTTATCTGCTCGCCGGTATGTTCACCGTATCATACGGGTTTGTAGTAGTCCTCGTGATCACCGGTACAGTATCACCATGGCTGCTCATCAGTCTGTTCAGCATTCCTAAAGCTGTCAGAGCAACCAAAGGATTCATTGGGAAAACAATGCCGATCCAGATGATGCCTGCAATGAAAGCAACAGCACAGACCAACACTATTTTCGGCTTTTTGTTATCAATCGGTTATTTAATTGGATACTTCTTTTAA
- a CDS encoding isochorismate synthase, translating to MKILHESQGFTAFERAFESAEKTNKKVLYSKVMKIGTVDPLQFYEAGYSIYHGERSFWEDPKSETTLVGLGNAEIFSSDREEARFNELQKQWFQFLEDAVIEDRAGMSTGPVLMGGFTFDPKQETAIEWSNFSKAYFHLPSFMLTVEHDGSAYLTMNIVCMEGDLAAEVWNRMQLTKERLMTGQSTHIKDISVETIDEIRPEEWKNSLTSVVERINQGEMEKVVLARKIKIGFNDKKRSDSVLERLRDDQADSFIFSFEVADSCFIGATPERLVRKQGNEVLSTCLAGSIARGKTIDEDERLGQELLNDQKNLDEHEIVVRMISDSLGQLCESINVPSKPGLMKMRDIQHLYTPVKGFTGSEKTIVDFVEKLHPTPALGGTPTERALKVIREEEKMNRGLYAAPVGWMNADGDGEFAVAIRSGLLVQDYAYLYAGCGVVKDSVAESEYQETLIKFRPMLRAVGGTMK from the coding sequence GTGAAAATCCTACACGAATCACAGGGGTTTACAGCATTTGAACGCGCTTTTGAAAGCGCTGAAAAAACAAATAAGAAAGTTTTATATAGCAAGGTAATGAAAATCGGCACAGTGGACCCACTTCAATTTTATGAAGCGGGTTATTCTATCTATCATGGTGAGCGCTCGTTCTGGGAGGATCCTAAGAGTGAAACAACACTGGTCGGGCTTGGAAATGCGGAGATCTTTTCTTCTGACAGAGAGGAAGCGCGCTTCAATGAGCTTCAAAAGCAGTGGTTTCAGTTTTTAGAAGACGCAGTGATAGAGGACAGAGCCGGGATGAGTACAGGCCCTGTTTTGATGGGCGGCTTTACATTTGATCCAAAGCAGGAGACAGCAATAGAGTGGTCTAATTTTTCAAAGGCTTATTTCCATCTGCCTTCTTTTATGTTGACTGTTGAGCATGATGGCAGTGCCTATCTGACGATGAATATTGTCTGTATGGAAGGTGATCTGGCAGCAGAGGTCTGGAACCGAATGCAGCTTACGAAAGAACGACTCATGACAGGACAGTCTACACATATTAAGGACATCAGCGTGGAAACGATTGATGAGATCAGACCGGAAGAGTGGAAAAATTCCCTGACATCTGTGGTGGAACGCATCAATCAGGGTGAGATGGAGAAGGTTGTCCTTGCAAGAAAGATCAAGATTGGCTTTAACGATAAGAAACGATCAGATTCAGTTCTGGAACGCCTTCGTGATGATCAGGCGGACAGCTTTATTTTTTCTTTTGAGGTGGCAGATTCCTGCTTTATTGGGGCCACTCCTGAAAGATTGGTTAGAAAACAGGGAAATGAAGTGCTCTCCACTTGCCTTGCGGGGTCTATTGCCCGCGGGAAAACGATTGATGAGGATGAACGGCTTGGACAGGAGTTGCTGAATGATCAGAAGAATCTCGATGAGCATGAGATTGTGGTCCGAATGATTTCAGACAGTCTCGGGCAGTTATGTGAATCCATTAACGTGCCGTCAAAGCCTGGTCTTATGAAAATGAGAGATATACAGCACTTATATACACCGGTAAAAGGTTTCACAGGCTCTGAAAAGACGATTGTTGATTTTGTTGAAAAACTTCATCCGACACCTGCGCTTGGCGGAACGCCTACAGAGAGAGCGCTTAAGGTCATCCGGGAAGAGGAGAAAATGAATCGTGGACTTTATGCAGCGCCTGTCGGCTGGATGAATGCAGATGGTGATGGGGAGTTTGCAGTGGCAATCCGTTCTGGCCTCCTTGTTCAGGATTATGCTTATTTGTATGCCGGGTGCGGGGTGGTCAAAGATTCAGTAGCTGAGAGTGAATACCAGGAAACATTAATCAAATTCCGCCCGATGTTAAGAGCCGTGGGAGGAACAATGAAATGA
- the menD gene encoding 2-succinyl-5-enolpyruvyl-6-hydroxy-3-cyclohexene-1-carboxylic-acid synthase translates to MNHQDRLTEYVSTFIEQLYQSGVRRAVISPGSRSTPLAYLLEAHPLIETHINVDERSAAFYALGMAKASGKPVAIVCTSGTAAANYFPAVVEAKYARVPLVVLTADRPHELRDNGAPQAIDQIHLFGHHVKWFYDMPLPEAESAVLRYTGRIAAKAAAKAESHPKGPVHLNFPFREPLIPKLDSYRETAVFADVFHGEKQLSDEQLSVLADKIDHSAKGLIIAGPMESEHTLDDLIVLAEKTGYPILADPLSGLRDSMQKHDMVIETYDAFLKDGSVKETLNPDLIIRVGGMPVSKALSQYLQGCNAEHWLFDEGAEWRDPISAATSYIESSIQRFSDVAERLTKQPNGDWLKVWQELNRAAERVISQYVLEQKDEGAAVGTLLKALPAGSHLVAGNSMPIRDVDTFWTRDTKDIHLWANRGANGIDGVVSTALGIAAVKDEPVYLLIGDLSMFHDLNGLLVAKQHRSKLQIIVMNNNGGGIFSFLPQAKEPAHFETLFGTPPSLNFEQAAAFYGLDYQRCETKDELKAVLHEEADRLKLTEVLTNRDENVTAHRKLWQDVGAACRAVLEKV, encoded by the coding sequence ATGAATCATCAGGATCGATTGACTGAATATGTATCAACTTTTATAGAACAACTGTATCAAAGTGGGGTGAGAAGAGCTGTGATTAGTCCCGGCTCCCGCTCAACTCCACTTGCTTATTTACTTGAAGCCCACCCGCTGATTGAAACTCACATTAATGTGGATGAGCGATCAGCGGCTTTTTATGCGCTCGGTATGGCGAAAGCGAGCGGAAAACCGGTTGCGATTGTCTGTACATCAGGGACAGCAGCAGCGAATTATTTTCCGGCTGTTGTAGAAGCGAAGTATGCACGGGTACCACTGGTCGTGCTGACGGCGGACCGTCCGCATGAGCTGAGGGACAACGGAGCACCACAGGCGATTGATCAGATTCATTTATTTGGTCATCATGTGAAATGGTTTTATGATATGCCGCTTCCTGAAGCTGAATCAGCTGTCCTGCGCTATACGGGTAGGATTGCGGCTAAGGCTGCAGCGAAAGCAGAATCACATCCGAAAGGGCCTGTTCACCTGAACTTTCCTTTCAGGGAGCCTTTAATTCCAAAGCTTGATTCCTACAGGGAAACGGCTGTTTTTGCAGATGTTTTCCACGGGGAAAAGCAGTTGTCTGATGAACAGCTTTCTGTTCTTGCAGATAAAATAGACCATTCCGCAAAAGGGCTGATTATTGCAGGACCGATGGAGTCGGAACATACACTGGACGATCTGATTGTACTGGCAGAAAAAACGGGGTATCCCATTCTCGCTGATCCATTGAGCGGTTTGAGGGACAGCATGCAAAAGCATGACATGGTGATCGAAACGTATGATGCTTTTTTAAAGGATGGATCGGTAAAAGAAACACTGAATCCTGACCTGATTATCCGCGTTGGCGGCATGCCTGTTTCAAAAGCACTCAGTCAGTATCTACAAGGGTGTAATGCTGAGCACTGGCTGTTTGATGAGGGAGCGGAGTGGAGAGATCCGATCTCGGCAGCTACGTCGTATATTGAGAGCTCTATACAGAGATTCTCCGATGTTGCGGAGCGTCTGACAAAGCAGCCTAATGGTGATTGGTTAAAGGTATGGCAGGAGCTGAACAGAGCTGCAGAACGTGTGATCAGCCAATATGTACTGGAGCAGAAGGATGAAGGGGCAGCAGTTGGTACGCTTTTGAAGGCTCTCCCTGCCGGAAGTCACCTGGTGGCAGGCAACAGTATGCCGATCAGGGATGTCGACACCTTTTGGACGAGAGACACAAAAGACATACATCTTTGGGCGAATCGCGGTGCCAACGGCATTGATGGCGTTGTCTCTACTGCACTTGGTATCGCTGCGGTGAAAGACGAACCGGTCTATTTGTTAATCGGTGATCTGTCGATGTTCCATGATCTGAATGGTCTGCTCGTAGCAAAACAGCATCGCAGCAAACTGCAGATTATCGTCATGAATAATAATGGTGGAGGGATCTTTTCCTTCCTACCTCAGGCAAAAGAACCGGCTCATTTTGAAACGCTGTTTGGCACGCCGCCATCTCTTAATTTTGAGCAGGCAGCCGCTTTTTACGGGCTTGATTATCAGCGCTGTGAAACGAAGGACGAACTTAAAGCTGTATTGCATGAAGAGGCGGATCGTCTGAAACTGACTGAAGTGCTGACAAACCGTGACGAAAACGTAACGGCCCATCGTAAGCTCTGGCAGGACGTTGGAGCAGCGTGCCGGGCAGTATTGGAGAAGGTTTGA
- the menH gene encoding 2-succinyl-6-hydroxy-2,4-cyclohexadiene-1-carboxylate synthase produces the protein MKIRIRDGYYHLQVKGSGSDLVVLHGFTGSACSWSRFQDQLQDQFRVIAIDLPGHGQTEVPLNEDYVSMEIVCEDIKAVLDHLSIDQAAFLGYSMGGRTALAFSMRYPERVPSLILESASPGLKLYEERTKRRLQDEELAEFIEREGICAFTDRWEAIPLFNSQKNLPEKQKRMIREQRLSNAPEGLSASLKFMGTGHQASYWERLPELQMPVLLLTGEYDTKFVNIAEEMNKLLPNSRHEVILSAGHAIQVEQPEKFDTIVREFLIHTLN, from the coding sequence ATGAAGATCAGGATCAGAGACGGGTACTATCATTTACAGGTAAAAGGATCCGGCAGCGATCTGGTCGTGCTGCATGGTTTTACAGGCTCTGCCTGCAGCTGGTCCCGATTTCAGGACCAGCTGCAGGATCAGTTCCGTGTTATAGCTATTGATCTCCCAGGCCATGGTCAAACAGAGGTGCCTCTGAATGAGGACTATGTTTCGATGGAAATCGTGTGTGAAGATATCAAAGCTGTTCTGGACCATTTATCCATTGATCAGGCAGCTTTCCTCGGCTATTCAATGGGGGGACGGACTGCACTTGCTTTTTCAATGCGTTACCCTGAGAGAGTCCCTTCACTCATCCTTGAAAGTGCGTCACCTGGTCTGAAGCTTTATGAAGAACGGACTAAGAGGCGTCTGCAGGATGAGGAACTGGCTGAATTTATTGAGCGGGAAGGCATTTGCGCCTTCACTGACAGGTGGGAAGCGATCCCGTTGTTTAATTCACAAAAAAACCTCCCTGAAAAACAGAAGAGAATGATCAGAGAGCAGCGGCTATCGAATGCTCCTGAGGGGCTCTCAGCGAGTCTAAAGTTTATGGGAACCGGTCATCAGGCTTCATACTGGGAGCGGCTGCCGGAGCTTCAGATGCCGGTGCTGCTGCTGACAGGTGAGTATGACACGAAGTTTGTCAATATTGCAGAAGAGATGAATAAATTACTGCCTAACAGTCGGCATGAAGTCATTTTGAGTGCAGGGCATGCAATTCAGGTGGAACAACCCGAAAAGTTTGATACAATAGTAAGGGAGTTTTTAATTCATACTTTGAATTAA
- the menB gene encoding 1,4-dihydroxy-2-naphthoyl-CoA synthase has protein sequence MTREWVQERNYEDILYETYNGIAKISINRPEVRNAFRPKTVMELIDAFAYARDDAKIGVIVLAGVGDKAFCSGGDQSVRGHGGYVGEDEIPRLNVLDLQRLIRVIPKPVIAMVSGYAIGGGHVLHVVCDLTIAADNAIFGQTGPKVGSFDAGYGSGYLARIVGHKKAREIWFLCRQYDAKEALDMGLVNTVVPLDQLEDETVKWCEEMLEKSPTALRFIKAAMNADTDGLAGLQQFAGDATLLYYTTDEAKEGRDAFKEKRSPDFGQFPRFP, from the coding sequence ATGACTCGTGAATGGGTACAGGAACGAAACTATGAAGATATTTTATACGAAACGTATAATGGGATTGCCAAAATCTCGATCAACCGTCCGGAAGTGCGTAATGCTTTCCGTCCGAAAACAGTAATGGAGTTAATTGATGCATTTGCTTATGCCCGTGACGATGCGAAAATTGGTGTCATCGTCCTTGCAGGTGTTGGCGATAAAGCATTTTGTTCAGGCGGAGATCAGAGTGTGCGTGGACACGGCGGATATGTAGGGGAAGACGAAATTCCGCGTCTGAACGTGCTGGACCTTCAGCGTCTGATCCGTGTGATTCCAAAACCGGTTATTGCGATGGTTTCAGGCTATGCAATCGGTGGCGGACACGTATTACACGTTGTGTGTGACCTGACAATTGCTGCTGATAATGCGATCTTCGGTCAGACAGGTCCAAAGGTTGGATCGTTTGATGCAGGTTATGGTTCAGGTTATCTGGCACGCATCGTTGGCCACAAGAAAGCACGTGAAATCTGGTTCCTATGCCGTCAGTATGACGCGAAGGAAGCGCTTGATATGGGCTTGGTCAATACAGTTGTGCCGCTTGATCAGCTGGAAGATGAAACGGTTAAATGGTGTGAGGAAATGCTTGAGAAGAGCCCGACTGCACTACGTTTTATCAAAGCAGCGATGAATGCTGATACAGATGGCCTTGCAGGTCTTCAGCAGTTTGCAGGAGATGCAACGCTCCTTTATTACACAACAGATGAAGCGAAAGAGGGCCGTGACGCATTTAAAGAAAAGCGTTCACCGGACTTCGGACAATTCCCGCGTTTTCCTTAA
- a CDS encoding o-succinylbenzoate--CoA ligase, whose protein sequence is MSTWLEKRAYLTPNRVALYFADQTWTFKDLETASQAFAARLSGFIDSTDPVALLLQNHPDTVIAIHAIQKLELPVLMLNSRLTAEEWNFQLQDSGAQLVITDHHSVPDLDADVITADEVKLADPVDLTTWGHAELCSIMYTSGTTGHPKGVMQSYDNHFASASASAFNIGLDTKDIWMCAVPLFHISGFSILMRSVIYGIGVRLYAKFDERVIHQDLASGKGTILSVVSVMLQRLLDVKDSAYHASFRCMLLGGGPAPESMVEKCHQLNIPVFQSYGMTETCSQFTTLSPEDAPFKIGSSGKPLFPGELKIVTESGETVTQNEIGEIALTGPSVTSGYFHNREATDKALQRGWFRTGDLGYLDPDGFLYVVDRRSDLIISGGENVYPAEIESVLMSHPAVREAGVAGKKDREWGEVPVAFVVTDQPCTEEELLNYCRERLAAYKTPKNINFTDSLPRNAGGKLIRRFLKEEVNADNEHR, encoded by the coding sequence ATGTCAACCTGGCTTGAGAAAAGAGCGTACCTGACGCCAAACAGGGTCGCACTTTATTTTGCAGATCAAACCTGGACATTTAAAGATTTGGAGACGGCATCACAGGCGTTTGCAGCCAGATTGTCAGGCTTTATTGATTCAACTGACCCCGTTGCGCTTCTCTTGCAAAATCATCCGGATACGGTCATTGCCATTCACGCCATTCAAAAGCTGGAGCTTCCTGTGCTGATGCTGAACAGCAGGCTCACCGCTGAAGAGTGGAATTTTCAGCTTCAGGACAGCGGAGCACAGCTTGTGATCACGGATCATCACTCCGTTCCAGACCTCGATGCAGATGTAATCACAGCAGATGAGGTTAAGCTGGCTGATCCTGTCGATCTGACGACGTGGGGACACGCTGAACTTTGTTCTATTATGTATACTTCAGGGACTACAGGTCATCCGAAAGGCGTTATGCAATCCTATGATAATCATTTTGCGAGCGCTTCGGCATCTGCGTTTAATATTGGATTGGACACGAAGGACATCTGGATGTGTGCCGTACCGTTATTTCATATCAGCGGATTTTCTATCCTGATGAGAAGTGTCATTTACGGGATCGGTGTCAGACTGTACGCTAAATTTGATGAGCGGGTCATCCATCAGGATCTGGCCAGTGGAAAAGGAACGATATTGTCAGTCGTCTCAGTCATGCTGCAGCGTCTCCTTGATGTGAAAGATTCTGCATATCATGCATCGTTCCGCTGTATGCTTCTGGGCGGAGGACCTGCGCCTGAATCGATGGTTGAGAAGTGCCATCAGCTGAACATACCGGTTTTTCAATCATATGGCATGACTGAAACGTGCTCTCAATTCACCACACTGTCACCCGAGGATGCGCCTTTTAAAATCGGTTCATCTGGCAAACCTCTTTTTCCTGGTGAATTAAAAATTGTGACTGAATCAGGAGAGACTGTTACCCAGAATGAGATTGGAGAAATTGCGCTGACAGGACCGTCTGTTACATCAGGCTATTTCCACAACCGCGAGGCTACGGATAAAGCACTGCAGCGCGGGTGGTTCAGGACAGGGGACCTCGGCTATCTTGATCCTGATGGATTTTTATATGTGGTTGATCGTCGTTCGGATTTGATTATTTCAGGTGGAGAGAACGTCTATCCGGCTGAAATTGAATCTGTCCTGATGAGTCATCCTGCTGTCAGGGAAGCCGGTGTGGCAGGGAAGAAGGACCGTGAGTGGGGGGAAGTGCCCGTCGCTTTTGTCGTGACGGATCAGCCGTGTACTGAGGAAGAACTGCTCAACTATTGCCGGGAGCGATTAGCTGCTTACAAAACGCCAAAAAACATTAATTTTACAGACAGCCTGCCGCGTAATGCAGGTGGTAAGCTGATTCGCCGCTTTTTAAAAGAGGAAGTGAATGCAGACAATGAACATCGTTAA
- the menC gene encoding o-succinylbenzoate synthase has protein sequence MNIVKAVLHEISMTLKKPFKTSLGTVTERRGLVLELHDKKGVIGLGEGVAFSEPWYTEETIDTSLIMLQKYLLPALLKEDLRHPEEAARVYGAVRGNPMAKAAVDMALWDLYARQSHKPLYELIGGTRKRALAGVAIGSQSIDDLLEQAKEAVSEGYTRVKVKIMPRYDIKPLTALRKAYPELSILADANSAYEGKEDELLAIDGLGLQMIEQPLSQKDLARHAALQKRLNTPICLDESIDSYDAAVNAIALNSCKVINIKIGRVGGLTEALKIVRLCQEHHIQVWCGGMLEFGISRAHNVALSMLPGFDIPGDLSSSSRYWEEDIAMPDVMVRSGEIEPFKGHGIGVSLNRKRLEEVTLHSFDIKK, from the coding sequence ATGAACATCGTTAAAGCCGTCTTGCATGAAATCAGCATGACGCTGAAAAAACCGTTTAAAACGAGTCTTGGTACCGTGACAGAGCGAAGAGGTCTCGTGCTTGAGCTCCATGATAAAAAAGGTGTTATCGGACTCGGGGAGGGTGTCGCATTCTCTGAGCCATGGTATACAGAGGAAACCATTGACACGAGCCTGATCATGCTTCAGAAATACCTGCTGCCTGCTTTGTTAAAAGAGGATCTGCGTCATCCGGAAGAAGCAGCACGCGTGTATGGAGCGGTAAGGGGGAACCCAATGGCTAAAGCTGCAGTGGATATGGCGTTATGGGATTTATATGCGAGGCAGTCTCATAAACCGCTTTACGAGCTGATTGGTGGAACGAGAAAGAGAGCACTTGCGGGTGTAGCCATCGGATCGCAATCCATTGATGATCTTCTTGAACAGGCCAAAGAGGCGGTCAGTGAAGGCTACACGCGTGTAAAGGTTAAAATTATGCCGAGGTATGATATAAAGCCTCTGACAGCGCTCAGAAAAGCTTATCCGGAGTTGTCTATTCTGGCAGATGCAAACTCTGCGTACGAGGGAAAAGAGGATGAACTGCTGGCTATAGACGGACTTGGCCTGCAGATGATTGAACAGCCGTTATCACAAAAAGATCTTGCCAGGCACGCAGCGCTACAGAAACGTTTAAATACCCCGATCTGTCTGGATGAAAGCATTGATTCTTATGATGCAGCTGTAAACGCCATTGCACTTAATAGCTGTAAGGTAATCAATATAAAAATAGGACGGGTAGGTGGTTTAACGGAAGCGCTGAAAATCGTCCGTTTATGTCAGGAGCATCATATTCAGGTCTGGTGCGGAGGGATGCTTGAGTTTGGCATTTCAAGAGCACATAATGTCGCGCTTTCCATGCTGCCGGGCTTTGACATCCCGGGAGATCTTTCATCGTCAAGCCGTTATTGGGAAGAAGACATTGCAATGCCTGATGTAATGGTCAGATCGGGAGAGATTGAACCGTTTAAAGGTCACGGAATCGGTGTTTCTCTGAATCGCAAAAGGCTTGAGGAAGTGACCCTTCATTCATTTGATATAAAGAAATAG
- a CDS encoding metal ABC transporter solute-binding protein, Zn/Mn family: protein MKKKALLLLAATAPWILAACNSSDGSSSENNENTLDVYTTVYPLQYFAEEIGGEYVNVEAIYPPGADEHTFEPSQRDMIDLAEGDLFFYIGLGLEGFVDNATDVLQSEDLTMVATADYVSDAELGEGGDGHNHGEEEHAEGEEHAHDEEEHAEGEEHAHDEEEHAEGEEEHAEGEEHAHEEEEHAEGEEHAHGEEEHAEGEEHAHEEEEHAEGEEHAEGEEHAHEEEEHAEGEEGHEGHDHGDTDPHLWLDPVLSQSLAESIKDSLIEKMPEQEAYFNENYEELVTQLDELNHEFEELAAAVTVDQFFVSHAAFGYWESRYGLNQQAIAGLSTTDEPSQRELTEIVESARSQNVEHILVEQNVSSSLTDVIQGEIGAEALPLHNLSTLTEEDIENEETYFTLMERNIESLRTAMKAE from the coding sequence ATGAAAAAGAAAGCTTTACTTTTACTAGCTGCTACTGCTCCCTGGATTTTGGCTGCCTGTAATTCATCAGACGGTTCATCCAGTGAAAATAATGAAAATACATTAGATGTTTATACAACGGTATATCCGCTTCAGTATTTTGCTGAGGAAATTGGCGGAGAATATGTAAATGTAGAAGCCATTTATCCTCCGGGTGCTGATGAGCATACGTTCGAACCTTCCCAGCGCGATATGATTGATTTGGCTGAAGGCGATTTATTTTTCTATATCGGTCTTGGTCTGGAAGGTTTTGTAGATAATGCCACAGACGTTCTTCAAAGTGAAGATCTCACAATGGTTGCGACAGCAGATTATGTGTCTGACGCTGAACTTGGTGAAGGCGGAGACGGGCATAATCATGGTGAAGAAGAACACGCTGAAGGCGAAGAGCATGCACATGACGAAGAAGAGCACGCTGAAGGCGAAGAGCATGCACATGACGAAGAAGAGCACGCTGAAGGCGAAGAAGAACACGCTGAAGGCGAAGAGCATGCGCATGAGGAAGAAGAACACGCTGAAGGCGAAGAGCATGCACATGGCGAAGAAGAACATGCTGAAGGTGAAGAGCACGCTCATGAGGAAGAAGAACACGCTGAAGGTGAAGAACATGCTGAAGGTGAAGAGCATGCGCATGAGGAAGAAGAACATGCTGAAGGTGAAGAGGGTCATGAAGGACACGATCATGGAGACACAGATCCTCACTTATGGCTCGATCCAGTTTTATCCCAGTCACTTGCGGAATCGATCAAAGACTCACTTATAGAAAAGATGCCTGAGCAGGAAGCTTATTTCAATGAAAATTATGAAGAGCTTGTTACCCAGCTGGATGAACTGAACCATGAATTCGAAGAGCTTGCTGCTGCAGTTACTGTAGATCAGTTCTTTGTTTCACATGCAGCATTCGGTTACTGGGAAAGCCGTTATGGATTAAACCAGCAGGCGATTGCCGGTCTATCCACTACTGATGAGCCATCACAACGTGAACTGACTGAAATTGTTGAATCTGCCCGCTCTCAAAATGTGGAGCATATCCTGGTGGAACAAAACGTTTCATCGAGTTTAACAGATGTGATTCAGGGAGAAATCGGTGCAGAAGCACTTCCATTGCATAACCTCTCTACTCTGACAGAAGAAGATATTGAAAATGAAGAAACGTACTTCACACTGATGGAGCGAAATATTGAATCCTTAAGAACCGCTATGAAAGCTGAATAA
- the yidD gene encoding membrane protein insertion efficiency factor YidD, whose amino-acid sequence MKRLMLGFIRFYQKGISPLTPPSCRFYPTCSQYGLEAIQKHGAFKGGIMTIIRISKCHPFHPGGVDQVPEKWPSGRKNS is encoded by the coding sequence ATGAAAAGATTGATGTTAGGGTTTATCCGTTTTTATCAGAAAGGAATATCCCCTTTAACTCCACCGAGCTGCCGCTTTTATCCGACGTGCTCTCAATACGGGCTTGAAGCAATACAAAAACATGGTGCATTTAAAGGCGGAATCATGACGATTATCAGAATTTCAAAGTGTCACCCTTTTCATCCGGGTGGCGTCGATCAGGTGCCCGAAAAATGGCCGTCAGGAAGAAAAAATTCCTGA
- the ytzI gene encoding YtzI protein encodes MALSTLIIISLVVIALVLAPFFIAINKGYGYEHKVDPLPDQEKEADKEREQ; translated from the coding sequence GTGGCTTTATCTACGTTAATTATTATTTCACTGGTCGTTATTGCTTTAGTCTTAGCGCCGTTTTTTATTGCTATTAATAAAGGTTATGGCTATGAACATAAGGTGGACCCTCTTCCGGATCAGGAAAAGGAAGCTGACAAGGAACGTGAACAATGA